From Kitasatospora sp. MAP12-44:
CGCTATTGCAGCACTTACCTGTGGATGACTACGGTTACCCCCATGAGAACGGTCACCCGCACGGCAGCCACCTCGGCCCCGCGAGCCGATCGGCGCCGCCAGGATCGCGAGATCCTCGCACTGGCCGTTCCGGCGTTCGGGGCCCTGGTCGCCGAGCCGCTCTTCCTGATGGCCGACTCCGCCATTGTCGGTCATCTGGGAACCTCCCAACTGGCCGGCCTCGGCGTGGCAGGCGCGGCGCTCTCCACCATCACCGGGGTGTTCGTCTTCCTCGCGTACGCCACCACCGCCGCGGTGGCCCGCCGGATCGGGGCCGGCGACCGCCGCGGCGCCATCCAGCAGGGCATCGACGGCATCTGGCTCGCCCTGCTGCTCGCCGTCCCGCTGGTCCTGCTCGCCCTCGTCCTCGCCCCCTCGATCGCCGCCGCCCTGGGCGCCTCGCCCACCGCCACCCCGTACGCGGTCGACTACCTGCGGATCAGCTCGCTGGGCATCCCGGCGATGCTGATGGTGCTGGCGGCCACCGGCGTGCTGCGCGGCCTGCAGGACACCCGCACACCGCTGGTGGTCGCGGTGGCCGGCTTCACCGCCAATATCGGCCTCAACCTCGGCCTGGTCTACGGCGCCGGCCTGGGCGTGGCCGGCTCCGCCTGGGGGACGGTGCTGGCGCAGACCTCGATGGCGGTGGCCTACGTGGTCGTGGTGGTCCGCGGCGCCCGCCGCGAGCGGGCCGGGCTGCGGCCGGACGCGGCGGGCATCCGGGCCTGCGCCAGGACCGGCTGGCCGCTGATGGTCCGCACGCTCAGCCTGCGCGCCGTCCTGATGATCGCCACGGCGGTGGCCGCCCGGCTGGGCGACCGCGAGGTCGCGGCCCACCAGATCGCGATGGCCCTGTGGAGCTTCCTCGCCTTCGGCCTGGACGCCATCGCCATCGCCGGCCAGGCGATCATCGGCCGCTACCTGGGCGCCGGGGACGCGCCGGGGGCCCGCGCCGCGACCCGCCGGATGGTGCTCTGGGGCGTCGGCTCCGGCGTGCTGTTCGGCCTGCTGGTGGTGGCCGCCCGTCCGCTGTACGTGCCGCTGTTCAGCCCGGACCCGGCGGTGCAGGCCCGGCTCTCGGCCGTGCTGCTGCTGGTCGCGCTGACCCAGCCGATGGCCGGCCTGGTCTTCATCCTGGACGGCGTGCTGATGGGCGCGGGCGACGGCCCCTACCTGGCCTGGGCGATGCTCGGCACGCTGGCCGGCTTCGCCCCGCTGGCGCTGGCGGTGCCCGCGCTCGGCTGGGGGCTGCCGGGTCTGTGGTGGGCGATGAACCTGTTCATGCTGCTGCGCGGCGGCTTCCTGCTGGGCCGGGTCCGCGGTGGCCACTGGCTGGTGACCGGCGCCGTCCGGGCCTGAGATCGCCGGCAGGTCGGCGCACAAAGCCTGAGGGCCGACGCTCCGCGAACGGAACGCCGGCCCTCAGGTCAAGCGACTGCTAGGCAGTTCAGGCAGACACGACGGAGACGTCGAGGTTGGCCTGGACGTCGGCGTGCAGCTTGACCGAGACCTTGTGGGTGCCCACGGTCTTGATCGGCGAGGCGATCGTGACAGCGCGCTTGTCCACAGCCGGGCCACCGGCGGCCTTGACGGCCTCGACGACATCGGCCTGGGTCACCGAACCGAACAGACGGCCGGCCTCGCCGGAGCGAACGGCCAGCTTGACCTGCAGGCCCTCCAGCTTGCCCTTGAACTCGTTGGCAGCCTCAAGGGTCTGGATCTGGTGGACCTTGCGGGCGCGACGGATCGCGTCGACGTCCTTCTGTCCACCCTTGGTCCAGCGGATGGCGAAGCCGCGCGGGACGAGGAAGTTACGGGCGTAACCGTCCTTGACCTCGACAACCTCGCCGGCGCCACCGAGGCCGGAGACCTCGTGAGTGAGGATGATCTTCATTCTTTGGTCACCCTCTCTTAGCGCGCGGTGCTGGTGTAGGGCAGCAGGGCCATCTCACGGCTGTTCTTCACGGCCGTGGCGACGTCACGCTGGTGCTGGGTGCAGTTGCCGGTGACCCGGCGGGCGCGGATCTTCCCGCGGTCGGAGATGAACTTGCGGAGCAAGTTCGTGTCCTTGTAGTCAACGTAGTTGACCTTGTCCTTGCAGAAGACGCAAACCTTCTTCTTAGGCTTGCGAGCAGGCGGCTTCGCCATTGTGTGCTCCAAAGTGGATTCACGATCCGGGGCCGGCGCGTCAGCACACGGCTCCGGGTCGCACGAAATCTGTCAGCTCTAGAACGGGGGCTCTTCCGAGAAGCCGCCACCGGACGGGGCACCCCAGCCACCGCCGCCACCCTGGTTTCCACCAGAGGACGGAGCGCTGGACGCCCACGGGTCGTCGCTGGGGCCGGACTGGCCGCCGCCGGAGGTGTTGCCACCCCAGCCGCCGCCACCCTGCTGGCCGCCACCGCCGAACCCGCCGCCCTGGGGCTGGCCGCCGCCGAAGCCGCCGCCACCGCCAGGACCGCCCTGGCCACCGGACCGGTTGGCCCGGGTCACCTTGGCAGTCGCCGAGCGCAGGCTCGGGCCGACCTCGTCGACCTCGACCTCGAAGACCGTCCGCTTCTCGCCTTCCTTGGTCTCGTAAGACCGCTGGCGCAGTCGGCCCTGCACGATCACGCGCATGCCGCGCTGCAGCGACTCGGCCACGTTCTCCGCCGGCTGACGCCAGACGTTGCACGTGAGGAAGAGGCTCTCGCCGTCCTTCCACTCGTTCGTCTGGCGGTCAAAGGTGCGGGGGGTGGACGCGATGCGGAACTTCGCGACCGCCGCACCCGACGGGGTGAAACGCAGCTCGGGGTCGTCGACGAGATTGCCGACGAGTGTGATGACGGTCTCGCCTGCCATGGTGTGATGGCCTCTCGGGAGGAGGAGTTCCGTTCAGCGATGTTTCACGCTTCAGCGGGTGCTTTTTAGTGGCTTCCGCCACGTGAAACATCGGACCTGAGTTACCGCAGACCCGTAGGGGTCTCAGCGGTGGCTCAGTGGGTGTCCGGGCGCAGGACCTTGGTCCGCAGAACCGACTCGCTCAGCGAGAACTGGCGGTCGAGCTCCTTGACAACCGCGGGCGTGGCCTTCAGGTCGATGACCGTGTAGATGCCCTCGGACTGCTTGTTGATCTCGTACGACAGGCGACGACGGCCCCAGGTGTCGACCTTCTCCACGTTGCCGCCGCCTTCGCGGACAACGTTGAGGAAGTTCTCGATCAGGGGGGAGACAGCGCGCTCCTCGACCGAGGGGTCGAGGATGACCATCACCTCGTAGTGACGCATGAGTAACCCACCTCCTTTGGACTCAGCGGCCACGGTCTCTCCGTGGCAGGAGGGTTGTGCAGCGTCGGCACTGGAGGAGTGACCGACCTCGGGCCACCGTAGCGGCCGGGTCCGACAATGCGACTCCCGTCGACCCACGATCGGGTGAGAACCCGTACGCGGAGACAGGGGAGGCACAACTACACCAGTGCAGACCGCACAGCCTACCCGCACCCGTACGGCCGAACAAAACGCGTACCGGTTGAGATCCAGGGGTCAACCGGCGCAATCTGGGCACAACGGCTACACGCGCATCCTCGCCCTCCGCAGGAGGTGGGTTCCATGGCACAGTCCGTCCGCCGATTCCCCGCACTCACGCTGAACACCGATGGCCGCCCCCACCCCAGGGAGAACACCCTGCTGGGTATCACCGTCGTCTTCGGCCTGGTGGCCTTCATCTCCTCCGGCTTCTACAACCTGCATCTGCTCAGCTCCTGGACGGGGCTGGGCGGGATCGTCACCGGCCTGTGGGCTCAGTTCATCTCCGTCACCACGGCCGAACGCTTTGTGATTGTGATCGCCCTGGCGATGTCCGTGATCGGTTTCGGACTCGGGCTGGCCCACGGTGGGCTCTACAGCAGTTAGCCCCACCGGCACCCGCGCACGACGGACGGCGTTCCCCCACACGGCCGGGGGGACGCCGTCCGTCGTGCGCCGGACGTCCCGCGCGCGCTCCTGACGGCCCTAGGGTTCCGTCAACGCGCCGCATCGGAGACCCCCCGAAACGGACCATTCGGGCGTTAGGGTCACACCAGCCCGCGCATCGCCCGCCGTCGCCACCCCCGCTGTCCCGAACCAGCCAAGGAGCACCGAGAGCATGAGCCTGCGTCTGAGGACGATCACCCGCGAGGAGCATCTCTCCTTCGTCAGGAGCCTGCCGTCCGCGAGCCACATGCAGGTGCCGTCCTGGGGCGAAGTGAAGGCCGAGTGGCGCAGCGAGTCGGTGGGCTGGGTGGACCCGACGGGCGCGGTGGTGGGTGCCGGGCTGGTGCTGTACCGGCAGTTGCCCAAGGTGAAGCGGTACTTGGCGTATCTGCCGGAGGGTCCGGTGATCGACTGGTTCGATCCCGACCTGGACCGCTGGATGCAGCCGCTGCTGGCGCATCTGAAGGCGCAGGGGGCGTTCTCGGTGAAGATCGGGCCGCCGGTGGTGGTGCGGCGCTGGGAGGCCTCGACCATCAAGGAGGCGGTGGCC
This genomic window contains:
- a CDS encoding MATE family efflux transporter; its protein translation is MRTVTRTAATSAPRADRRRQDREILALAVPAFGALVAEPLFLMADSAIVGHLGTSQLAGLGVAGAALSTITGVFVFLAYATTAAVARRIGAGDRRGAIQQGIDGIWLALLLAVPLVLLALVLAPSIAAALGASPTATPYAVDYLRISSLGIPAMLMVLAATGVLRGLQDTRTPLVVAVAGFTANIGLNLGLVYGAGLGVAGSAWGTVLAQTSMAVAYVVVVVRGARRERAGLRPDAAGIRACARTGWPLMVRTLSLRAVLMIATAVAARLGDREVAAHQIAMALWSFLAFGLDAIAIAGQAIIGRYLGAGDAPGARAATRRMVLWGVGSGVLFGLLVVAARPLYVPLFSPDPAVQARLSAVLLLVALTQPMAGLVFILDGVLMGAGDGPYLAWAMLGTLAGFAPLALAVPALGWGLPGLWWAMNLFMLLRGGFLLGRVRGGHWLVTGAVRA
- a CDS encoding single-stranded DNA-binding protein; the encoded protein is MAGETVITLVGNLVDDPELRFTPSGAAVAKFRIASTPRTFDRQTNEWKDGESLFLTCNVWRQPAENVAESLQRGMRVIVQGRLRQRSYETKEGEKRTVFEVEVDEVGPSLRSATAKVTRANRSGGQGGPGGGGGFGGGQPQGGGFGGGGQQGGGGWGGNTSGGGQSGPSDDPWASSAPSSGGNQGGGGGWGAPSGGGFSEEPPF
- the rpsR gene encoding 30S ribosomal protein S18; this translates as MAKPPARKPKKKVCVFCKDKVNYVDYKDTNLLRKFISDRGKIRARRVTGNCTQHQRDVATAVKNSREMALLPYTSTAR
- the rpsF gene encoding 30S ribosomal protein S6, which gives rise to MRHYEVMVILDPSVEERAVSPLIENFLNVVREGGGNVEKVDTWGRRRLSYEINKQSEGIYTVIDLKATPAVVKELDRQFSLSESVLRTKVLRPDTH
- the rplI gene encoding 50S ribosomal protein L9 → MKIILTHEVSGLGGAGEVVEVKDGYARNFLVPRGFAIRWTKGGQKDVDAIRRARKVHQIQTLEAANEFKGKLEGLQVKLAVRSGEAGRLFGSVTQADVVEAVKAAGGPAVDKRAVTIASPIKTVGTHKVSVKLHADVQANLDVSVVSA